A single region of the Salipaludibacillus sp. LMS25 genome encodes:
- a CDS encoding ABC transporter permease has product MTFSMKRMYAIFNKDLKDLSKNMYVLTTIITPVVLAFLFSRQDELILQMHYLIINLTFATVATFVQSALIAEEKEKNTLRGLMMSPASIGEILIGKSLVSTIMTVVTLIVCMRIMGYSLGDAPIIITAFALMISFFIALGTWLGLVTRSLIEASIVIVPIMFLLGMGTLLIEIIGDYPILSFLEYLPNFQLEFLALRVEEGASWTNLGSYFGIIVTWLIAMCLLTVVTYRKRAFNGE; this is encoded by the coding sequence ATGACATTTTCAATGAAAAGAATGTACGCCATTTTTAATAAAGACTTGAAAGATTTATCTAAAAATATGTATGTGCTCACAACAATTATTACGCCCGTTGTTTTAGCTTTTCTTTTCTCAAGACAAGATGAACTCATATTACAAATGCATTATTTAATTATAAATCTAACCTTTGCTACAGTAGCGACATTTGTTCAAAGTGCTCTCATAGCAGAAGAAAAAGAAAAGAATACGCTGCGAGGATTGATGATGTCCCCTGCTTCTATTGGTGAAATTCTTATTGGCAAAAGTCTCGTAAGTACTATTATGACGGTGGTTACTTTAATTGTGTGTATGCGCATTATGGGGTATTCACTAGGGGATGCACCAATCATTATCACCGCCTTTGCCCTCATGATTAGCTTTTTCATCGCACTCGGTACGTGGCTTGGTCTCGTCACCCGTTCTTTAATAGAAGCTTCTATCGTGATTGTCCCTATTATGTTTCTGTTAGGAATGGGTACCTTATTAATTGAAATCATCGGAGATTATCCCATCCTCTCGTTTTTAGAATATCTCCCTAATTTTCAACTAGAGTTTTTAGCATTACGTGTGGAAGAAGGAGCTAGTTGGACAAACTTAGGCAGTTATTTTGGAATAATCGTGACGTGGCTCATCGCTATGTGTCTTCTCACCGTTGTTACCTATCGAAAACGTGCATTTAATGGAGAATAA
- a CDS encoding S-ribosylhomocysteine lyase, with protein MTKKMNVESFNLDHTKVKAPYVRLAGTTEGANGDKIYKYDLRFCQPNKAHMKMPALHSLEHLMAELSRNHHEHIVDISPMGCQTGFYLAIINDDSYENVLTLLEKTLHDVLAATEVPACNEVQCGWAASHSLEGAQALAEDMLAAKHEWSRVFA; from the coding sequence ATGACTAAAAAGATGAATGTGGAAAGTTTTAACTTGGATCATACGAAGGTGAAAGCACCTTATGTACGATTGGCAGGAACGACCGAGGGAGCTAACGGGGACAAAATCTATAAATATGATCTAAGATTTTGCCAACCTAATAAGGCGCATATGAAAATGCCAGCGCTCCATTCACTAGAGCATTTAATGGCAGAACTGTCCCGTAATCATCACGAGCATATTGTTGATATTAGTCCGATGGGATGCCAAACTGGCTTTTATTTAGCGATTATTAATGATGACAGTTACGAGAATGTTTTAACATTACTCGAAAAAACGTTACATGATGTGTTAGCAGCGACAGAAGTACCAGCATGCAACGAGGTTCAGTGTGGCTGGGCAGCCTCCCATTCTTTAGAAGGGGCACAGGCGTTAGCGGAAGACATGCTAGCTGCAAAGCATGAATGGTCCCGGGTTTTTGCTTAA
- a CDS encoding class I SAM-dependent methyltransferase has product MGREFVELFNRWADNYDKTVQGVEEEYRAVFEGYDAILQEVAHRSSGNVLEFGAGTGNLSSLLLHKADKYMGVEPSEKMRKISEEKLAMALYDGDFLSFSKPSWPIHTIVSTYAFHHLTDKEKAQAAAAYSQLLSEGGKVVFADTIFINDDAKHDMIKKAESVNYLNLAQDLQTEYYTTLPILQTLFETEGFTVDFKKMNSFVWIMEAVKS; this is encoded by the coding sequence ATGGGAAGAGAATTTGTAGAGTTATTTAACCGCTGGGCGGATAATTATGATAAAACAGTACAAGGAGTAGAAGAAGAGTATCGTGCTGTGTTTGAAGGCTATGATGCGATTTTGCAGGAAGTGGCGCATCGATCTTCTGGTAATGTTTTGGAATTTGGTGCAGGTACGGGAAACCTTTCCTCTCTCTTATTACACAAAGCGGATAAGTACATGGGCGTGGAACCGTCAGAAAAAATGAGAAAAATCTCCGAAGAAAAGTTAGCAATGGCCTTGTATGATGGGGATTTCCTCTCTTTTTCAAAGCCATCTTGGCCGATTCATACGATCGTGTCTACTTATGCATTTCATCACCTGACAGATAAAGAAAAAGCACAGGCAGCGGCGGCCTATAGTCAGTTATTATCTGAAGGGGGGAAAGTTGTGTTTGCTGATACAATTTTCATAAATGACGATGCGAAACATGATATGATTAAAAAGGCAGAATCCGTGAATTATTTGAACTTGGCGCAAGACTTACAAACGGAATATTATACGACACTACCTATTTTGCAAACGTTATTTGAAACAGAAGGCTTCACTGTAGACTTTAAAAAAATGAACAGCTTTGTTTGGATTATGGAAGCAGTGAAATCATAA